The Nothobranchius furzeri strain GRZ-AD chromosome 8, NfurGRZ-RIMD1, whole genome shotgun sequence sequence CAGAAACAAGGATTTGTTTGTATCTGCCAAGAGCTTAATGATAATGacaccaaagtgctttacagtacAGTAACAGCCTGTTACTgtactgtaaagcgctttggtgtcattcaggctgttgttgcccctgctgaatcagaaattctgtgtcaattttctgaatgtgaacttatttattttgctatttgaacattaataaaaatatttaaaaataaatattaataaaaccagcaacacttaccaaggaaaccatttagcatgctccactccgggataatcttcagccttccagcatcacagggcctcagtcacagcagaaacacgtctaaagaaatgttccttggttaagcttcggtttatgtctccagatttcctctgtgacgcagagaaatatccaatattttgagagggatggtttagtgcaatgtactcacgcatcctgtcatcgGTTTGGTACCACTGCAGGATGTAGCTTGTTAACACGCTTTCTGGGTCTAGAGACTCCTGCTGTTTTTCCTCTGAAACCACTCTGGCGATGGGCCAAAGGAGAGCCTGTTGGGGTCAAGACTCTGCTCCTATAGTCCtcttacacctgaaggacaagggacacattctggacagagaaggtagatggtttgagggaggagtaaaggaagccatctaTGTCTATGGGAAATGGAGGAGGAGGCCTCAGGTTTCACCTGCAGCACAGTCACACCTTcatgcatctaatcaaaacaaccaatCCAACACAATAGAGCCTAACGACATCAAAGACTCCCCGGgtaggtagtttcagctcgttaagcaacaTTAAACAGTTACAGGTTATAAGCTTCACTCTCCCATATTGCAGTGGGGATTGACTAAGCTCCTTAGATGAGAAGCTAAACTGTCTTCTAgacaccaaagaagtccagttgccttcatgtgAACCCTTTTGATTACGATGACCTGAATGACTGAGAGTCTTCACCAGCATCCTCCCATCTGCTTGAATCCTCTTGCAGACGCTGATGTCATGACGCGTCACCCCGGCCATCTAAGGATTGTTGGCCAGCAGTACCATCTCCAAGCTCAAGAAGATCCAGACCCTTCCGGTGTTATTTCACGATGGTGGACTGACCTACCGAGCTACCAAAACCCCGTTTAACATAAAACTCTTGAAGATCCAGCTCTTTAGAGATCATCTCCTACCTTAACACCCGCACTTCCGTTCCCCTTGTCTACTGCACTCTCCCACTATGGTTGCAGTCGGTTTCTACACCATCGCCCCTGAGAAGAGCCTGACTTGAGTTCTTCTACGGTGGTCGAAGAGTTCGTGTCCATCCTGTAACCAGAAGGTTGGAGGTTTGCATTCTGGTCATTTTTACCATGATCTGCTAAATTTGGCATCGTAAACCTCTttgacatggacgtaattttcactttagaagtgaggggggcacgggggggggggtatctttacagtatgttccaatgggaaacaggcttcaacacaaacggttgttttccgcttggtcctagagctcaaccagtgtcaatttaatatagcgtaatgttgtttttggatggtaaaaagtgcaggggtcaaaacttgactttggaaaaagtgggggggggggggacatgtcccccctgtccccccaaaaaaattacgtccatgctctttAGTAACCTTTGTTATGGTCATTCTACACCGAGTAGCAAAAGTTTGTTCCCTACCTTCATTTGTTTGTGGATGGTTTCAGCTTCAGGTGACCACACAATCAGAAACCAAAATAACACCTGTGGACGTTCTGACGAAGGCAGAGAGGGAAGCCGACGGAGGTAGAGAACAAACCTTTGCTAATTGGTGTAATGAGTAATAATTGACAAAAGAACTGCAAACTGTTTTTTCTGATGAGAAATTTTAGTTCTGATCCAGTCATCATGGGCCGCCACCCGATCCAGCTCCCACACCTTCTGCTCACTGTCTGGATGCTGGCCTGTCCTCCAGCCAGTGGGTTGTTTGAGTGGCTGAGGAACCCACAacctcctcctgcagcagcacctCCTCCTGTTGCTCCAGCACGTCAGCTCAGCCCGTTGGACAGCGGTCTTTACAAGGCGAATGGGGTCTTCGTTGTTTTCGTTGCTAATCCTTTGACTTTTTATTCTTTTAAGTCAAGTTGAGTTGTTTGAAGTATCAGGCTTTCTTTTCTCACTCTTGAGTTTCGCTTCTCTTCAGGTTTCCCAGCTGTGGAAGCCTCTCGGAGGAGAAAGCTCAGTGTGGAGTTGTTCAACTGCCAGGCAGAGATCGAGGGGCGCCGGACGTTCCCGTGTACAGAGGAAATGGTAAAGTTTTActctgtttaaatgtgttttctcaCACAAAGAAGTGTTTATGAAGTTTTATACCGTCTGATTCTCAGAGCATCGCGGAGTGCACGTCTGACATGAATCCAGACACATGGAACGCCTAACTCATAGTGAGTAAGCGAGCTCGCTCGGTGTGCTACGTGACCCGTCAGCAGCTCTTTCTGCGCCGAGCAGAGCTCACGGTCAACACCCTCATCTCCACGGCGACCAGCCAGCTGGAGGCAATGAAAGGCCTGAAGGTAGAGATGAGTTCTCCTGAAGGACCTCCTCCATGCTGCGTGGCTGCAGATAGGGGCCTGACCCTCCCTGGATGTGTCTTAAATAGGGGGGACAGCTGAAGGACCAGACTGCAGCCTCTCTAGACAAGCTGGTGGAGGGCCATGGCGCCCTGCAGGCCCAGCAGGGGAAGCTGCACAAGGGCCAGGAGCAGATGGAGCCCTCACTGAGGAAAATGCCCTCATCGCTTCTGGACAGCATCTGGTTGCTCAACTCATTCAGGCATCACTAAGCGAATGGGTGAGAGCTTCCATGTGAGTCTGCTGGACTTCAGAACCAACAGCAACTCCTAACAGAGTTAAGAGGTGATTCCTCCTCATTGTTTTCACTGTTCTGACAGATGTGCACTCTGCTGTGAGGACAACACTCCTGACTTCTATGGACTTgtttgcatttttaaagtaaaacttttaatccgcCATTTTTCTTGAATAGAGAATGTGAGTGAACATCTGCAGGAGCAAAGCTCTGAGGTGCAGGACGGCCACGAGGCGATCGCCAACGACCTCGCAGACGTTCGACTCCACGCTCGGGACATTTACCAACAACTTGGTATTTTACCTGCCTTGTGCTGATTTTTAAGTGTTTTCTGGTTGACGTCAGCTAAATTCTTGCGTCGGTTTGCTCTGGCGGCTGAGCAGACGAGATGCATGTCGGAGGTCCTGCAGCACCAGGACCAGACCTCCCGGCACTATGCTGAGCCGATGAACGAACTGGAGCACATGAACAGCACACCGGGAGTCCTGCTGCACTACCTGGACAACATGCAGGCAAAGGTTGAGGAGAGACTTCACACGATCCAGGGCTACTTGAGCTGGACAGGTGGGAAgatggcaaataaataaataaataaaaatagaaacTCCTGACTGGACTTTTAGATATTTATTTCACCACATCTCTGGCTAACAAAGCAGCTCAGCAAACAACATTTCTGTGATTTCTTCTTCATCAGGGCCGCGTTTGTCTGCAGGCCACGGGTTTGTAAGTCGGTTGTAGACAAGCGTCCAGAACCGAGGAAAGCCCATGACCGCGGCGCCACTTcattgcatcatcatcatcatcatcatcatcatacatCATAGAGCCACACAAGGAGACGGTACCATCATCAGGACACTTGTATCCACAATCCTCCACACTTCAGAGGTGAATCTGCAGATGCGATTCCCAGTTAGGAAAACCATGTTTGATAAGTGAGACATCAACAGAAACGGGTTTAACTGCGTTTGCTTACAGCGACGTGAAGAATGGCGCCACCGAGCAAGACTCGAGTCATGACGGTTTTTTATCAGGTTCAAGTCTCTCATACTTCATCTCCTTTTCTAGACGTACCTCTACGTTTTCATTTTTGTGGCAGAGACTGTCAGAATCCAAGTTTGTACCCATATTTGGATCCCTGGATGACTCCACCCCCAGGCTGAGACCTCTGGCTGTCTTCTCACAGGTGACTCGATCAGGTTTGTGCTGCTTAATCAAGTTATCAATAGTGCACGAATGGTTTAACAGGCTATGATTGATGACGTCCCGCTGAAAAACCTGGGAAGAGTTTCTGATGTCCTGAACAAACCCAGAGGAGCACAAGCCCCGCCCCATCACTGATGAGTAACAGGTTTATGTTCAGAATTTCGTGCTTTAAATACGATAAATTTACTCAGACGTAATGTTTTGTTCCATGCTTTCTGCAGCTGCTCCCTGTCGGGCTGACAGCTGTGTAACGGAATCACAAAAACGGGAAAAAGCCTGTAGGAAGAGAGCGGTTCCGGGTCAGGAGTTCCGCAGAGTCCACTCCTAAAACCCCaaacttcctcctcttcctcagctgAAAGGCGTGCATGAACCCGTTATCTAAACCAGTTCCATTTTAGAATTTTAAGtgttatttttgtttaattttttaattgtttttttttaacaataaaACATGGGTTTGTGGCTCGAATTTAATTCCAGGAATATATGAATGAAACTGGTCAAAATGAAACATTTATTACAAATACAAAATAAACCCGAAGCAGAAACATTAATGCTCCATCAGTTAAACACCTGGACAGTGACCATTCAGTAATTTAAGTTTTACCGACAACTGGACTGGGAAAAAAAAACTTGCAGCTCAAACAATTTAGCAAAGTGACCAAAGTATCGAAGCATCTCTACTTCAGGGACAGCAGAACTAAGAGAAGGTCCTGCAACAGCGACTACCCGGGCCACTACGGCTCAGTCCTGCTCAGCTTGCACCGGAGCGGCTTCACTTCCGGGCCGCGTCGTAGTTGGAGACAAACCAGTCGCACGTTTCCTTTAACGCTGCGAATGAGAAGCAGATAAATGAGTAGAGATTGAAACATCCATCACTGATGTGCAGGAGGAGGTCGTCCCACCTTGGTTGAACGGAGTGAACTTGAAGTGTGGGAGGTAGCGGTGCAGCTTGGCGTTGCTGGCCGTCTTCCTAAACTGGCCGTCTGCTTTACTGGTGTCATACTGAACAGCGAAAGTCAAGAAAACCAGCGGACACCAAACAAGGAGCAAATGAGCTGGAGACTCTCAAAGCTGCACGATAGTTATGTCATCGGTGTTCACGATTAAGATGGAGACCTGAGTGTTAAACAAGACATGCAGGAAATCCTTCCATCaattctcttctgcttatccaagttcaggtcgcaggggcagcagcctaagcaaggaggcccagacttccctcaccagctacttgggccagcgcctccgggagaatcccaaggcgttccctggcatgCCGAGAaacagtctctccagcgtgtcctgggtcttcctttaggtcttctcccagttggacgtgcccagaaaacctcaccagggaggcgttcaggaggcaccctgaccagatgccctagTCATCTGGTTAAAGGTCTTCAGctcgtccaaaatgctgcagctagagttctgatgagaagtaaaaagagagatcatctctcctgtcttagcttccctacattggctacctgttaaattcagaatagattttaagatccttcttctcacatataaagctcttaataatcaaactccatcatacatcagtaatctgattgttccatatgttcctaaccgagcacttcgctctcagactgcaggtctactggtggttcccagaatgtctaaaaataggatgggaggcagatcttttagctatcaggctcctctcttgtggaaccagctcccagctttagtctgtgaggcagacaccttgtctacttttaagactaggtttaaaacatttttatttgatagggcctatggttaa is a genomic window containing:
- the LOC107392630 gene encoding LOW QUALITY PROTEIN: protein brambleberry (The sequence of the model RefSeq protein was modified relative to this genomic sequence to represent the inferred CDS: inserted 2 bases in 2 codons; deleted 3 bases in 2 codons; substituted 2 bases at 2 genomic stop codons) — its product is MGRHPIQLPHLLLTVWMLACPPASGLFEWLRNPQPPPAAAPPPVAPARQLSPIRLSFLTLEFRFSSGFPAVEASRRRKLSVELFNCQAEIEGRRTFPCTEEMSIAECTSDMNPDTWNAXLIVSKRARSVCYVTRQQLFLRRAELTVNTLISTATSQLEAMKGLKGGQLKDQTAASLDKLVEGHGALQAQQGKLHKGQEQMEXLTEENALIASGQHLVAQLIXGITKRMENVSEHLQEQSSEVQDGHEAIANDLADVRLHARDIYQQLGILPALCMSEVLQHQDQTSRHYAEPMNELEHMNSTPGVLLHYLDNMQAKVEERLHTIQGYLSWTGGKMTSVQNRGKPMTAAPLHCIIIIIIIIIHHRATQGDGTIIRTLVSTILHTSEVNLQMRFPVRKTMFDNDVKNGATEQDSSHDGFLSGSSLSYFISFSRRTSTFSFLWQRLSESKFVPIFGSLDDSTPRLRPLAVFSQAMIDDVPLKNLGRVSDVLNKQRSTSPAPSLMSNSCSLSGXQLCNGITKTGKACRKRAVPGQEFRRVHS